The Ralstonia pseudosolanacearum genome includes the window AGCGGCCAGCGCCACCCGCAGGTGGATGCCGACGAGCAGCTCGCGCACCTTCACCGTGTCACGGCGGCGCGCCCGGTGTGGAACGAGCTCTGCGTCATGGCGTTCGATCACCGCAGCCAGTTCCGCGACCTGGTGAACGAGGCGGGTGTGCCCGAGTCGCGCATTCCCGCGCTGAAAAAGCTGCTGGCGCGCGCCACCGAGCAGGTGGTCAGCAGCAAGGGGCTGCAGGGCCAGACCGGTGTGCTGATCGACGGCGGAGCGTATGGCGCGGATGCGCTGGCGAGCGCCACCGGCCGTGGCTGGTGGGTGGGCCGTCCGGTGGAGCTGCCCGGATCGCGCCCGCTGCGGTTTGACGGCGCACGCTCCATTGGCAGTGCGCTGCTGCACTGGCCCACCGAGCAGGTGGTGAAGTGTCTGGTTCACTACCATCCGGACGACGCGGACGCACTGCGGCAGGAGCAAGAGGCGCGGGTGCTGGAGCTGTGGGAGGCCACGCGCATGTCGGACAACGAATTGCTGCTCGAGATCATCCTGCCCAAGGGCATGACCCCGGCCGGGACCGAGGATGCCGTCGTGCTGCGCGCCATCGAGCGCTTCTACGATCTGGGCGTCAAGCCCGAGTGGTGGAAGCTGGCGCCGATGCAGGCTCCGGGTTGGGAGGCGCTCCAGAGGGTGCTCGTCGAGCGCGATCCCTACTGCCGGGGCGCCGTCATCCTCGGTCTGAACCAGCCGCTCGATTACCTCGCCGAGAGCTTCGCCGCCGCGGTCAATCCGGTGGTCAAGGGGTTCATGGTCGGCCGCAGCCTGTGGGCCGAGGCTTCCCTGCGGTGGTTCAAGGATGAGATCGACGATGCGAGCTTCATCGACGAAGTGGCGCGCAATTTCACCTACCTCGTGGATGCCTGGCGCAACCGCCGCGCCTCGGTAGTGGCCGCTTCCACGCATCTGATTGACGGCTGAATCATGAGAACCCGACGCCTTACTTTGTCGCAGGCACTGGTCCGGCATCTGGCCGCGCTGCGCATCGAAACCGATGATGGTCGCGTAGTGCCCTATTGCGGGGGCGTGTTCGGCATCTTCGGCCACGGCAACGTGGCGGGCCTGGGCGAAGCCCTCTGGGCCGAACGCGACCAGCTGCCGACGTTTCGCGCCCACAACGAGCAGGGGATGGCGCTGGCCGCCATTGCTTACAGCAAGGCGCAGTTCCGTCAGCGGATCCTGGCCGTGACCAGCTCCATCGGGCCGGGTGCCACCAATATGGTCACGGCCGCCGCCGTGGCGCATGTGAACCGCTTGCCGGTGCTGCTGCTGCCGGGCGACACCTTTGCCAGCCGCCGGCCCGACCCGGTGCTGCAGCAGATCGAGTGCTTTGCCCAGGGCGATGTCAGCGCGAGCGACTGCTTCCGCCCGGTGACGCGCTATTTCGACCGCATCACCCGTCCCGAGCAGATCCTCACAGCGTTGCCGCGCGCGGTGCAGATCATGACGGACCCGGCTGCCTGCGGTCCGGTCTGCCTCTCGCTGCCCCAGGATGTGCAAGCCCTGGCATTTGATTGTCCGGAGCACTTTCTCGAGCAGGAGGTGCTGCGGTTCCGCCGCCCGCCGGCGGATGCGCGCGAGCTGGCGAATGCGGCAGCGCTGCTCAGGGCGGCGCAACGCCCGATGATCGTGGCCGGCGGCGGTGTGTTGTACAGCCAGGCCTGGGATGCGCTCCGCGCATTTGCCGAGGCCCACGGGATCCCGGTGGCCGAATCGCACGGCGGCAAGAGCAGCCTGCCCTGGGACCATCCGCTTAACCTGGGGGGCATCGGCGTGGATGGCATCTCGGCCGCCAACGCATTGGCGCGCGAGGCCGATCTGGTGTTCGCGGTGGGGACCCGGCTGCAGGATTTCACCACGGGTTCGCACGCGCTGTTTGCGCAGGCGCGTCTGCTCTGCCTGAACGTGCAGGGCTACGATGCCGGCAAGTGGGGCGGCGCGGCGCTGGTGGCGGATGCGCGCGTGGGCCTGGGCCAACTGGAGGCGTATCTGGAGGGCTGGGCGGCGGACACCGCCTGGACCGATCGTGCCCGGCAGCAGGCAGCCGCCTCCAATGCCCATGTCACGCTCATCACCCGCGCCGTGCCGAAAGACACGCTGCCCTACGACGCCGAAGTCATCGGCGCGGTGCGCGACTCCCTCGATGCCCTCGGCGGCGATAGCGCCGTGCAGGATGTGGCCGTGACTGCCGCGGGCACATTGCCGGCGGAGCTTCACAAGCTCTGGCGGGCCGCTCGGCCCGGCAACTACCACGTGGAGTACGGCTATTCGTGCATGGGATACGAGATCGCCGGCGGCCTGGGCGTGAAGATGGCGCGCCCCGAGCAGGAGGTCATCGTCATGGTCGGTGACGGTTCCTACATGATGGCGAACTCGGAGCTGGCGACCTCCGTTCTGCTGGGGCAGAAGCTCATCGTCGTAGTGCTCGACAACCAGGGGTACGGCTGTATCGAGCGGCTGCAGATCAAGTCGGGCAGCGCCAGCTTCAACAACATGCTGGTCGACTGTGTTCCGGAGGGTGGCGAGCTCAGTCGGATCGACTTTGCCCAGCATGCGCGTGCGATGGGTGCCGACGCGGTGCACGTCAAGGATGTCGCTGAACTCAAGGCGGCCATGGTCAAGGCGCGCGCCGCCAAACGCACGCAAGTGATCGTGATCGACACCACGCACACCCGCATCACCGAGGGCGGCTGCTGGTGGCAGGTGGCCATCCCCGAGGTATCGCAGCGTCCGGAGGTGACCGAGGCTTACGCCCGCTATCGGGATGCGCAGCAGCGCCAACGCGTTTGAACGCCCGCGCGAGTTGCCACCCGTCCGTCCAATCGCATCGAACCAGCGTCCGCCGTATTCCTCGAGAGCGGATTGCCGGCCGTCCTGAAACAGGAGTACATCATGGTCAGCCCCTTGCTTGCCAAGGCCGCGCCTACCGGGCGCGATATCGTCAACGTCACCCCCGCGCGCGCCGGCTGGAGACACGTCGGCTTTCGCGCCCTGCGCCTGGCTGAAGGCGAGATCGAAACCGTGCACACCGCGGATCGCGAGCTCTGCATCGTGGTGCTGACGGGCATGGTCGACGTCACGGTCGATGGGCGCAAACACGAGCGCCTGGGCACGCGCGACAGTGTGTTCGACGGCGTATCGCCCGCGGCCGTGTACGTACCCACGGGCAAGACGGTGGAGATCCGCGCCGCGCGCGAAGCCGAGGTGGCACTGTGCAGCGCCCCCGGCGACGGCCAGCTGCGCCATACCCGGGTGATGGATCCGGCGGGCATGAAGCGCAGCGTGCGCGGTCAAGGCTCCAACACGCGCTACGTTTGCGACATCCTGCCGCACGATGACCCGACCGCCGCTCACCTGCTGGTTGTCGAGGTCATCACGCCGGCCGGTCACTCATCGAGCTATCCGCCGCACAAGCATGACGTAGAGCAGGCACCGGTGGAAACCCAGCTGGAAGAAACCTACTACCACCGCCTGAATCCGCCTCAGGGCTTCGCCTTCCAGCGTGTCTACACCGACGACCGCAGCCTGGACGAAGCCTGCGCGGTGGAGAACCACGATGTCGTGATGGTGCCCCGGGGCTACCACCCGGTGGTCGCGCCACACGGCTACGACCTGTACTACCTCAACGTCATGGCCGGTCCCAATCGCTTCTGGGTCTTCAGAAACGACCCGGCACACGAGTGGATGCTGGCCCCTCAGGCCTGAGATCACCGATCTCCGGTGCGGCCGAGTCGAGGGTTGCGCAGTGTCGGCGCCCCGTGCGGTCCTCCCAAAGGGGCAGCAACGGTACCGAGGCGCAACCTCGTGGCCATCCAACCCGCCAGCCTTCACCACACCATCTCTGCATGCGAGCCCACGGCGAGGTCGTCGTCGTGGGCCCATGTCCCGCAATCTGGCCAATAAGAACAAGCCGGACGCCTGTTACCGGCTGGACCCTGGACGTCCGGGTGTGAGCGACGTCAAAAGCAGTCACTCTCAATTCCCGAAGGAGCCTACCTGGGGGGATGGGAGTCAATTCAAAAAATAGCTCGGAGACAAAATGAAAACCGCAACCATCGCAACGATGCTGTTGGCGTGCACGACGCTGGCGCAAGCGCAAAGCAGCGCGACACTGTACGGCCGACTCGATGTCGGCTTCGACTATACGACGGTGGTCCGCAGTGCCGGCGGGGCATCGGGCTCGCGCTTCCGAGCCCAGAGCAGCGATTGGGGCGCGAGCTATTTCGGACTGACGGGCGTGGAGGGCTTCGGCAGCGGATGGTCCGCGCTCTACAACCTGGAGGCCGGCCTGAATCTGATGACCGGCACGTCGACGGGCAGCGCGGGACAACTCTTCAACCGCAAGGCCTACGTCGGGCTCAAGTCCGACCCGTACGGCCGCGTCACGCTGGGCCGCAATCTCTTCATCGCGAACGGTCAGTGGGACGCCGATCCGATGTTCGGGGCCACCTACTCCGCAGCGTCGCTCATCCGCGGCAGAAACGTGCCGATCACGAGCAATAACGTGGATTGGCAATCCCCGAGTTTCGGCGGCTTGGATGTGTACGCCCAGTACGCGTTGGGTAACCAGGCGAGCGGTTTCAATCGAGGCGCAGCCGGTGGCTACGGGCGCAGCGATGGCGTGCAGCTGACCTATCGCAATGGCGGCGTCCTGCTGCGCGGGATGTATGACGAATTGCGTGACGCGAACGGGCAGTTCAGCAATGTCTTTCTCTATTCGCGGGAGTTGTTCGCAGGCGCGGCGGTGACCTTCGGCGCGCTGACCATGATGGCCGGCTATAACCATCTGCATGCACCCGATACGCCGGCGGGTGTCGCCAACCGCGCCGATCACGGATGGATTGGCGCGAAGTACCAGCTTGCGCCGCAATGGTTGTTGCACGGCGGTCTCTTCCACGTCCGCGTCGATGGCGGGGTGGGCGATGCGACGCATGACGCGTCGGGCCACGCGACCCTGATTGCCGCCGGGGCGCAATACCACCTCTCAAAGCGGACATTCCTGTACGGCAATGTGGCCCACGTTACGAACAGCAGCACCACGAATTTTGGCGTGGGCGGCAACCGGCCCGGAACGGACAACAACAACTTGGACAATCCGTTGACGGGGCAGGGTCAAAGCGGGATCTACGTCGGCATGCTCACGACTTTCTGAGCGGGAGCGTGACGCGCTGGCGTACAGACTGGCGTTGATCCGGCGAGGCATAGC containing:
- a CDS encoding porin, with translation MKTATIATMLLACTTLAQAQSSATLYGRLDVGFDYTTVVRSAGGASGSRFRAQSSDWGASYFGLTGVEGFGSGWSALYNLEAGLNLMTGTSTGSAGQLFNRKAYVGLKSDPYGRVTLGRNLFIANGQWDADPMFGATYSAASLIRGRNVPITSNNVDWQSPSFGGLDVYAQYALGNQASGFNRGAAGGYGRSDGVQLTYRNGGVLLRGMYDELRDANGQFSNVFLYSRELFAGAAVTFGALTMMAGYNHLHAPDTPAGVANRADHGWIGAKYQLAPQWLLHGGLFHVRVDGGVGDATHDASGHATLIAAGAQYHLSKRTFLYGNVAHVTNSSTTNFGVGGNRPGTDNNNLDNPLTGQGQSGIYVGMLTTF
- the iolB gene encoding 5-deoxy-glucuronate isomerase, which encodes MMVSPLLAKAAPTGRDIVNVTPARAGWRHVGFRALRLAEGEIETVHTADRELCIVVLTGMVDVTVDGRKHERLGTRDSVFDGVSPAAVYVPTGKTVEIRAAREAEVALCSAPGDGQLRHTRVMDPAGMKRSVRGQGSNTRYVCDILPHDDPTAAHLLVVEVITPAGHSSSYPPHKHDVEQAPVETQLEETYYHRLNPPQGFAFQRVYTDDRSLDEACAVENHDVVMVPRGYHPVVAPHGYDLYYLNVMAGPNRFWVFRNDPAHEWMLAPQA
- the iolD gene encoding 3D-(3,5/4)-trihydroxycyclohexane-1,2-dione acylhydrolase (decyclizing), with translation MMRTRRLTLSQALVRHLAALRIETDDGRVVPYCGGVFGIFGHGNVAGLGEALWAERDQLPTFRAHNEQGMALAAIAYSKAQFRQRILAVTSSIGPGATNMVTAAAVAHVNRLPVLLLPGDTFASRRPDPVLQQIECFAQGDVSASDCFRPVTRYFDRITRPEQILTALPRAVQIMTDPAACGPVCLSLPQDVQALAFDCPEHFLEQEVLRFRRPPADARELANAAALLRAAQRPMIVAGGGVLYSQAWDALRAFAEAHGIPVAESHGGKSSLPWDHPLNLGGIGVDGISAANALAREADLVFAVGTRLQDFTTGSHALFAQARLLCLNVQGYDAGKWGGAALVADARVGLGQLEAYLEGWAADTAWTDRARQQAAASNAHVTLITRAVPKDTLPYDAEVIGAVRDSLDALGGDSAVQDVAVTAAGTLPAELHKLWRAARPGNYHVEYGYSCMGYEIAGGLGVKMARPEQEVIVMVGDGSYMMANSELATSVLLGQKLIVVVLDNQGYGCIERLQIKSGSASFNNMLVDCVPEGGELSRIDFAQHARAMGADAVHVKDVAELKAAMVKARAAKRTQVIVIDTTHTRITEGGCWWQVAIPEVSQRPEVTEAYARYRDAQQRQRV